The genomic segment TGTGCGGGCTGACTTCGAGAAGGccttctccaccgcgcgcacAGCGGCCTTCACGGTGACGGTCCTGGTGGTTGTGATTGCCGCTGTGGTCGCGGTGGTCACCGCGTGGTTTGTCGTGCGGGAGATGAAGCGGCTCATCCCGCAGCTCATCCGCGCGTCGAACCTTGAGGTGTcccgcggcgacggcaaggATCACCGTGTGCAGGGCTGGCTGGCGTACATCACGGAGATTCGCGGCATTCACGAGGCCTTCGTGCGCGTCGAGCGGAGTCTGCGAGAGATGCGCACGTTTGTGCCGGCGGCCGTCATGACTCTGGCGCCGTCCGACGACTCTCACAGCAACGCGGATCTTTCTGACGGCAAGACGCGCCGTGCGCGTACCCGCTTTAACGCTAACATTGTCAAGGACAACACGAACGAGTTCTCACGAGTGGATGTGGCGATGGTGCTGGTGGATGTGCACCGCGCCATGGACACGATGGAGGCGTGTATTATTATGGATATCATCTCGCAACGCGCCGAAGAGCACACTGGCTACATCGAGTCCGTCAGCTCCAGCAGTTTCTTCGTCAACTTCGGCACCCAGTCACAGAACCCGCTTGTGGTGTCGAAGATTTGCCGCTTTGCGCTCGAGGTGTATCAGTCCGTGCCGGACTTCATGCGCAACCGCGTCGTCTGCTTCGCTGTCCGCATGCCGTTTCTGGTCGGCACGTGCGGTGCACGGCACAGCAAGGCTCGCGTGGTCTTTGACACGCAGCGGATGCTGGACATTTCAAAGGTGCTGTGGGACATCGGCTGCCACGTTGCCTCCACGACAGACACACTCTCGCACTTCGCCACGAGCAGCGCGCAGATCCCGTGGTACCGGATCGACTGTGTGCGCTTCCCGGACGAGGTTTCGCAGGTGACACTGTGCGAGCTGCGCGACCCGTGCTCGTTGCTGCAGGATGATGAAAATATGCCAAAGAAGATGGTTGATGGTCTCTCGAAAATGTGCAAGGGCGAGTACAAGCAGGCGCTTATGATCTTCGACTCGGCGCACAGCGAGAACGTGCAGCTCAAGCGGCTGCGCAAGATCTGCATTGACCGCATCGCCTCTGGCGACACAAGCAAGTACATCCATCTCATCCAGGACGTCTACGCGCTGGACGCCGCCCCCAGCAACCACGAAGACATGGCGGAgggcgacggtgctgcgaTGTACGACTATGACGCCGGCAGCCCCGTCGGGGTggcgacgagcagcggcgaggtgTGCGATCCATCAAATGAGTCACCGTTGTTTGCATGCAGCTCCTTCGGAAATGGTGCGGGGATGCCGGCACCAGTGCTGTCGCAGcccgcagcacacgcctcGTCTCCTGTCGCGCGCCACACCGCGCCAACCGGCCACTCGAAgacgtcgccgacgccgacgccgtccgTGACGACCGGCGGTGAGGCGGCCGAGCCCTCGCGCCTCACCGAGCGGGCCGTGACGGCTGCCATGGGTCCCCGCGAATTCCCTCTATGCGGAGCGCCGCAGGTGGCTGGAGCCAGTGGCGCGGGTCCTGGTCTCCCCCCCTTCCATCCACGAACCCCTGGCACTACAACGACGGCAGCCAGCGTGCCTGGAAGCTCCCCGCCGTTGGGCGCGCGCGACGACAACGCGAGCGAGGCGCCGTCGTTTCTCACGAACGCCTTCGTCTTCGACTCCTCCATGGCCTCCGTGGCCTCCGCGGACGCTGTTGGTGCGACTGTGCAGGGCGCCGACGAGCCGCAGGTGTTGCGGGACGTGAACCAGCATGAGTGGCAGGTCTCCCTCTACCcgatcggcagcggcgccttcaGCTTCATTTATCTGGGCATGTCAGACGATGGCGTACAAGTGGCGATCAAGCGCATTCCCCGGCTGCACCGCGGcatcaaggaggaggagatggtgTCCGAGGTATGCACGTGCGCCAAACTGCGACATCCCAACATTGTTCCCTACATCTCTTGCTGCGTAACCCAGTCGTACCTGGCAATCATCATGGAATACATGCCAGGGGGCTCGCTGCACGACATCATCGACAACTTTGGCAAGCTGCCTCGTACCGTGGTGCGCCGGTTCATGCTCGACATCGTGAACGGCCTAGCGTACCTGCATGAGTCCACCACGCACGGTGACGTGAAGCCGCACAACATTCTGCTTGGCGTGGACGGCGTCTGCAAGCTCTCCGACTTCGGCTCTGCCTCGGACAGGCTCACGGAGGCGTGCTGCGTCAACGAGGACCGCCTGATGCGCGGCACGGCCGTGTACATCTCACCCGAGGGCGCGCGCAACCATCCCTTGACCTCCGCCTCTGACATCTACTCGCTCGGCATCTCGTTCTTGGAGATGGTGCTTGGCCGCCTGCCGTGGAAGTGGGCCGATTCCGAGAGAACAGACGCGCTCCCGCTGCGCCATGACCACGAGTTTGTGCAGTGCCTCACCGCCAATGCCATTGTCGTCGACATTCCCGACGACCTGGACAACGACATGCGCGAGTTGGCGCTGGCGAGCTGCGCTGAGAACCCGGAAAAACGACCGACAGCCCAAGAGCTGCTCTCCTTCGCTTTTCTGATTTGAGAGCCCTGCTCCCCGTACCTGCCAAGCGTCTGTTGATGCGTCCCTTGTGTGTATCACTTCGTCGCTTGCCGCGAAAGGCAGAGGGACAGTAGAAGAGAAGGATACCGCTGCGGTGCTCTGCGCGATGCGAACTTTTGCCCTGGCTGCCCGCTCCCAACGCGCGCGCCCATGACGCGCTTGGCTTTCGGGTGTGGTAGGCCCCCTTTTGTGCGTGTCGGCGTTTTCCGTGTTTTTTTTCCActctccgcgtgcgtgcgttgcctctgttgttgttttcttggttctctcatttttttttgttcggGTTTGCGTTCTTTTCCTACcgttttttcgttgttgatGCTGCGCTCAAGCTGCCCAGCCGGGGTCTTTCCCCCGACAAACCCACCTGCCATTCCTTTCCTCGCCACTTCCTTGTACGGGAGAAGAGGCCAACGCAAAGAGGAATGGACAGTAATCGAGCGCCTTTGTCTTCTCCGCGTCGCCTCGTGTAATTCCGAGCACCTCATCTATCCCTACCGGCTTGCATCTTG from the Leishmania major strain Friedlin complete genome, chromosome 32 genome contains:
- a CDS encoding putative serine/threonine protein kinase; amino-acid sequence: MIRNATIPAHIQSSPSHSSRDHMSLSLSLQRQKGSNADDEDYADGRRILMHNPLKGHLFSSSSDSSLHSSIGQPEMIAAASSSVQKGSSDAGNRLDTALGFFGEETAHGLVAEQVEGPCDEKHVNLIEVHAIDSDDDPSLLEEQEPQVCCTIPSLPAVAFIMCFGAIFVGLLGFLPFYFVGVQSNAHTTEYLLSEAMKGVASITQNSLAILPAFVHIVTFNYIKRHNTTLEETNLPKDPDQLLISLLTVLTRFNEAISYLRFVYEGGLYTNAGYTDPRPTDANQTRRIYGGYSRTHNTVPMLEMYNESVTVVEPPNVLGYFDFHREVTLPEGAMNQIVKTWVADPQNNTRWLLASDNTTPTYFNFVMPFAVNGSLGFFEAGTSSDTIIEETVTLVSFLRKNGRIFLVDATRNILVGNSWNQSVQSRTNDNAIGATIYTPTRIYEITEPIILAAMQVVNESGSLTEVLKGKDTALITFRYKGNNAFLNLTKVRDSYGLDLVLGVVVVRADFEKAFSTARTAAFTVTVLVVVIAAVVAVVTAWFVVREMKRLIPQLIRASNLEVSRGDGKDHRVQGWLAYITEIRGIHEAFVRVERSLREMRTFVPAAVMTLAPSDDSHSNADLSDGKTRRARTRFNANIVKDNTNEFSRVDVAMVLVDVHRAMDTMEACIIMDIISQRAEEHTGYIESVSSSSFFVNFGTQSQNPLVVSKICRFALEVYQSVPDFMRNRVVCFAVRMPFLVGTCGARHSKARVVFDTQRMLDISKVLWDIGCHVASTTDTLSHFATSSAQIPWYRIDCVRFPDEVSQVTLCELRDPCSLLQDDENMPKKMVDGLSKMCKGEYKQALMIFDSAHSENVQLKRLRKICIDRIASGDTSKYIHLIQDVYALDAAPSNHEDMAEGDGAAMYDYDAGSPVGVATSSGEVCDPSNESPLFACSSFGNGAGMPAPVLSQPAAHASSPVARHTAPTGHSKTSPTPTPSVTTGGEAAEPSRLTERAVTAAMGPREFPLCGAPQVAGASGAGPGLPPFHPRTPGTTTTAASVPGSSPPLGARDDNASEAPSFLTNAFVFDSSMASVASADAVGATVQGADEPQVLRDVNQHEWQVSLYPIGSGAFSFIYLGMSDDGVQVAIKRIPRLHRGIKEEEMVSEVCTCAKLRHPNIVPYISCCVTQSYLAIIMEYMPGGSLHDIIDNFGKLPRTVVRRFMLDIVNGLAYLHESTTHGDVKPHNILLGVDGVCKLSDFGSASDRLTEACCVNEDRLMRGTAVYISPEGARNHPLTSASDIYSLGISFLEMVLGRLPWKWADSERTDALPLRHDHEFVQCLTANAIVVDIPDDLDNDMRELALASCAENPEKRPTAQELLSFAFLI